A single window of Phaenicophaeus curvirostris isolate KB17595 chromosome 24, BPBGC_Pcur_1.0, whole genome shotgun sequence DNA harbors:
- the GOLT1A gene encoding vesicle transport protein GOT1A, whose protein sequence is MVSLTDFQRIGVGLVGFGLFFILFGILLYFDSVLLAFGNILFLSGLVCIIGFRRTFTFFFQRPKLKGSSFFFGGVLIVLMRWPILGMLLEAYGFINLFRSVPWSFFPVAFGFLGTLTNIPLLSKLLQKVEDSSTMV, encoded by the exons ATGGTGTCTCTGACCGACTTCCAGC GAATCGGCGTGGGACTGGTTGGCTTTGGCCTCTTCTTCATCCTTTTTGGGATACTCTTGTACTTTGACTCAGTGCTCCTGGCCTTTGGGAAT ATCCTCTTCCTCTCTGGCTTGGTTTGCATCATTGGCTTCAGGAGGACCTTCACCTTCTTCTTCCAGCGGCCAAAgctgaaaggcagcagcttcttctTCGGGGGGGTCCTCATCGTCCTCATGCGGTGGCCCATCCTGGGAATGCTGCTGGAGGCTTACGGCTTCATCAACCTCTTCAGGTCCGTCCCGTG GAGCTTTTTTCCAGTGGCTTTTGGATTTCTTGGTACTCTGACAAACATCCCCCTGCTGAGCAAG CTCTTGCAGAAGGTGGAAGACAGCAGCACCATGGTGTGA